The Bdellovibrio sp. GT3 genome contains the following window.
TTTCTTTGGGCATGAAACAGCTTCAACAAAATCCTTGGATTGAACTTAAAGAGTCTTACGCTCCAGGTACAATCATCGAAGGTGAAGTTAAATCTGTTACTGACTTCGGTATCTTCATCGGCATCGAAGAAGGTATTGACGGCCTAGTTCACATCTCTGACTTCTCTTGGACTAAACGTGTAAATCACCCAAGCGAAATGTTCGCTAAAGGTGCTAAAGTACGCGCAGTTGTTCTAGGTGTAGACATCGAGAACGAAAGATTCTCTTTGGGTATCAAACAACTTGAGTCTGACCCTTGGTCAAACATCGAGAACAAATACGCTATCGGTACACAACACGACGTTAAAGTAACTAAAACAGCTGATTTTGGTGCTTTCGTTGAGCTTGAGTCTGATATCGAAGGTTTGATCCACATTTCTGAACTTACAACAGACAAAATTTCAACTGTTGAAGACTTCATTAAACCGGGTCAATCTGTAAAAGCTGAAGTTATCTCTATCGACAAAGACGCTCGTAAGATCGGTTTGTCTGCAAAACTAGTTAAACTTCGTGAGTCAAAAGCTGACGTTGATGACTATGTTAAGAAAGCAACAGCAACTTCTAAATCAACTTTCGGTGACTTGTTCGCTGACCAGTTGAAAAACATGAAGACTGACGGCAAGCAGTAAGATTGGTTACTCCGACGCAAGTCGGAGTGCAAATCAGACGCCCAGCGTAATTGACTGAAATGTCTAAAAAGGGGAGCCTAACAAGGTTCCCCTTTTTTTATTTTCAGCAGGAGTCAGCAGCGTGGCGCAGAAGAATGGTTTCTTCAAAAAACTTATCATTATCATCCTAGTATTTATCGGTATCGGTGCTTTGCTCAAAGCAGGCTCTGGCTTCTTCGGCGAACAAGAGAAAACTCTTTCAGCGAAAAACACGATCCTGCATCTTGAGATGAATGGCGTGATCCTGAACGGGAAACGCTTCCTGAAAAACCTGAAAAAATATGCTGACGACAACCGCGTGAAAGCGGTGGTGATTAACATCAACTCACCGGGCGGATCAGTTGGTCCATCACAAGAAATCTATCATGAGATCAAAAAAGTTCGCGATGAATTGAAAAAACCAGTGGTTTGCGTGACGACGGGAGTGATGGCTTCAGGTGCTTATTACTCGGCTGTGGCCTGCGATAAAATTGTGGTCGCTCCGGGTGCCTTGGTAGGCTCCATCGGGGTGATCATGGAGTTCGCAAATCTTGAAAAGCTTTATGACTGGGCCAAGGTGTCCCGCTACTCCATCACTTCCGGAAAGTTCAAAGACTCCGGAGCAGAGTACCGCCCTATGCGTGAAGACGAAAGAACTCTGTTCCAAAGCATGATCAATGAAGTGTACGCCCAGTTTAAAGGGACCGTTGCTAAAGAACGCAACCTGAAAGACGACGTTGTGTCAGAATATGCAGACGGTCGCGTGTTCACCGGTGCAACGGCAGTGAAGGTGGGCTTTGCGGATCAGGAAGGTTTCTTTGACGACGCTGTGAAGCTGGCGGCAGACCTGGCTAAGCTTGGTAAAGACTATGACGTCTTTGAAGTGCCGAAGAAAAAAATGAACATCTTTGATTTTGGTGGCCGAGATGACGAGGACGACTTGAACTCCCTGGCGGAGTTTGCCGATGTTCTTAAAGGCAAAGCGGCAGTTGCGGCTGGGATCACTCCGGGCGTGAATATGGAAAGCGCTGTTAAATACCTTCTGCGCTCTCAGTACTTGAATCAGCCATTGTACATGATGCCAGGTTACTGGGAGTAATTGATGGCCAAAAAGAAAACAGTAAAAAAATCATCCACTAAGAAGACGACTCCGAAAAAGTCGTCTTCAAAAGTTTCTGGCGGTACCGTCAAGGCGACAATTTGTATTAATCATGAAATCTGGCCGATGGAGCGTGATGTTTTGTTCCGTCCGGATCGCATGAAATACGTTCGTAAGCTGATCAAACCGGAAGGCTGTGTCTTTTGTAACGCTGCCAAAAACGGTGTCTCCTTTGACAGTTTGTGTGTCTACAAAACCAAGCACTCCATGGTTGTTCTGAACAAGTTTCCTTATAACAGTGGACATGTTCTGGTTTTGCCACGACGACACTGCGGAGATTTATTGAAACTCAGCGATGCTGAATATACTGACCTGCAGGAGACCATCCGTGTGACGATGGCCGCGATCAACTCTATTTATGAACCAGGCGGAATCAACCTTGGTTTGAATCATGGAGCTGTGGCCGGGGCGGGAATTCCCGAGCATCTTCACTACCATATGATTCCGCGGTGGTCCGGGGACCTTAACTTCTTCCCATTGATTGCTGAGACCAAGGTCTTGGT
Protein-coding sequences here:
- the sppA gene encoding signal peptide peptidase SppA, which encodes MAQKNGFFKKLIIIILVFIGIGALLKAGSGFFGEQEKTLSAKNTILHLEMNGVILNGKRFLKNLKKYADDNRVKAVVININSPGGSVGPSQEIYHEIKKVRDELKKPVVCVTTGVMASGAYYSAVACDKIVVAPGALVGSIGVIMEFANLEKLYDWAKVSRYSITSGKFKDSGAEYRPMREDERTLFQSMINEVYAQFKGTVAKERNLKDDVVSEYADGRVFTGATAVKVGFADQEGFFDDAVKLAADLAKLGKDYDVFEVPKKKMNIFDFGGRDDEDDLNSLAEFADVLKGKAAVAAGITPGVNMESAVKYLLRSQYLNQPLYMMPGYWE
- a CDS encoding HIT family protein — translated: MAKKKTVKKSSTKKTTPKKSSSKVSGGTVKATICINHEIWPMERDVLFRPDRMKYVRKLIKPEGCVFCNAAKNGVSFDSLCVYKTKHSMVVLNKFPYNSGHVLVLPRRHCGDLLKLSDAEYTDLQETIRVTMAAINSIYEPGGINLGLNHGAVAGAGIPEHLHYHMIPRWSGDLNFFPLIAETKVLVESLEQTYEKFLEYFKKI